The genomic interval TGGCGCGGACCTGACCACCTTCACCGGCCCGGTCGTGAATGTGGACCACCACGGCACGAATCGCCGGCAGGCGACGGCGCTCGCTGTGGACCCCAGCCAGCCGGCCGCAGCCATCATGGTCGCAGACCTGGTTCAGCTGCTGGGGGTTCGCTGGACGGAACAGATTGCCACCGCCCTGATGCTGGGGCTGATTACCGATACGGGGTCGTTCCGCTTCGACTCGGTCACCCCCGACGCCTTCCGGGCCGCCGCGACCCTGCGGGAGGCCGGAGCGCGCCTGGGCTGGATCAGTGACCACCTCAGCCAGAACCCCCACACCTACTACCATCTGCTGCGTGAGGTGCTGGGCACCCTGCAGTTTCTGCACGGCGGCCGCGTGGTGCTGGCCCGCGTGGACGAGGCCATGCTGGACCGTTCCGGCGCCAGCTGGGAGGACGTGGAGAACTACGTGGGGATGCTGCGCAACGCCGAGGGTGCCCAGCTGGCCGTGATGGTCAAGGACTACGGGGACCGCGTGAAGCTGTCACTGCGCTCCCGGGGTGGCGTCAGTGCCCAGAATATTGCCGTGAGTCTCGGGGGGGGCGGGCACGTCCCGGCGGCCGGCGCGAGCCTCCAGGAGCCGTTCGCCGAGGCTTTTGGACGCCTGGAGGCTGCGATCACTGCAGAACTGGCCCGGGTGGACGCCGCGCAGTAATCCAGTGGGGTCGGCACGCGGCGCGGCGGGCAGTAAGGCGAGAGGGCGCCGCGGGCCACGGCGCCCCTCTCGTCAGGGGTCAGGGCCAGGAGACCGCCGATCTGATCGGCGGACCGTCCAGGATCACCTTCAGCGCCGCGTTGATCCACAGGAATGCCCGGCGGGTGTTCGGCATGGTGTAGGTCTGCTCTGCGCCGTGCTGCATGAACACGTACACGAGGTGCCGCCCGTCCGTGGTTTCCACGTACCCGCTGTACGTGAGAAGCTGCCAGCCGTTGCCGCCTTTGGCGCCCACGTACCGCACGCGTCCCTGATGCGTGATGGTGAGGGCCGAGCGGCCGAACCCGAGGGCCATCACGTCCCGCTGCCAGCGGCGCGCCCCCTCACTCAGGTCGGGCCGCAGGAATTCCTGCGCGACCAGCGTTCCAAACTCATACGGGGTGCTGAGGTTGTACACCCGCAGGTCCTCCGCCAGCCGGTGCCGCTGCTCGAAGTACGTGTCCAGCTGCCGCTGCAGATAATCAGGCCGGGTCTGCTGGGCGTCCGCGTCGATTTGCCCGGCAAGTCTGGCCTGCTCCGGCCCGCGCGCCTCCGGCCAGGCGGAGGCAGCGTTGAACGCCGGAGACAGCCCTGCCTGCGCCGCCCACCAGGCCTTGGTGGGCAGAATCAGCCGCGTGTGGCACAGACCCAGGTGATCCGCGAGCCCCTGAACGGTCTGGAGCCCGGCGCGGCGATGCAGGATGTCGGTGGCCGTGTTGTCACTGTTGCGGATCATGCGCTCGGAGAGGGTCCGCACGTCCGAGTGATCGAACGGGAAACTTCCGAGCGACTGGTTCTGCCGCGTGACGCTGAAACGCTCCTTCGCCTGCAGCCGTCCGGCGTCCAATTCGCGCAGCACCGCCCACAGCACCGCCTGCTTGTACGTGCTCGCCAGTGGGAACACGCCGTCCGGGTCAGCAGCAACCGCGCGGAGGGGCCGCAGGGTCACGGGGTCCACCTCCGCCACCCACAGGCCCAACCGGCCACTCAGGGGCCGCGGAGGGGCCGGTGCACGCGGAACTGCCGGCGCGGCGCGCAGGCACCCCCGCTCATCTCGCATCGGATCTGCGGCGGCGTGGGCCGCCCCGTGGCGCTGCAGCCGCACGTGGCCCTCACTGGAGGCCGGGCCACCTGAACGACAGGCCACCAGCAGCCCGCACACCAGCGCCGCGAGGCCCACCCGGCCCAGCAGGGGGGCGCAGGCGGCGTGAAAGGTGAAAGCCAGGGAACGCAATCCGGGTCAGACCTGAACGGGTTCCAGGGTCACGCCGACCGTACCGGGCCCGGCGTGCGTCGCCACGACGGCACCGATCTGGTGGTTGCCCATGTCCTCGAAGTTCACGCCGCGCAGCCCGTCACGGACCTCCTGCACGAACGCCTCCCCGCCGGGCGTGCTCATGATCGCCACGCGCGCCCCACCGTGCTTCGCCACGTACTTCTTCACGTGGTCCACGATGTCCGCCATGGCCTTTTTGTGGCCGCGGACGCGGCCGCCGGATTCCACGCGCCCGTCGCGGACCACCAGGATCGGCTTGATGTTCAGCAGGCCGCCCAGCAGCGCCTGCGCCCCACCAATCCGGCCGTTGATGCGCAGGAAGTCCAGGGTGTCCACCGTAAAGCGGATGTCCGCGTGCTGCGCCGCGGCTTCCAGCTTCGCCACGATCTGCGCCATGCTGCGCCCTTCATGAACGAGTTCCGCGGTGCGCAGCACGCGCAGGCCCAGCCCCATGCTCACCGAGCGGCTGTCCACGACCGTGACCTTCCCGCCGAATTCCTGCGCGGCCAGCCGCGCGCTGCCGACCGTGCCGGACATCTGCCCGCTGATGTGGATGCTCAGCACCTCGTCCGCGTGTTCCAGCGCGTGGCTGTACGCCACGGCAAACTCGGCCGGACTGGGCTGGGAGGTACTGGGCGTCTTCTTCCCGGCCTTCAGGCCCGCGAAGATGTCGCCCGGCCGGATCTCCAGTCCGTCTCTGTGCATCTTGCCATCGAACAGAACGTACAGTGGCACGCTGGTCACGCGAATCTGCGCGAGCAGGTCCGGACTCAGGTCACACGTGGAATCCGTGACAATTGCAATGGTCATTCGATGATACTAGCGTGACGCGCCCCGCTCCCCGCACGCACCGGAGGCACGGGGATGACCCGAGTGGTCCGGCGGGCACTGGCGCAGGTGCCTACAGGACGGAACCGCGGCCCTGACAAGAGCAGCGGTCCCTTCTCACGGCAGTCTCAGTCCTTCTTTTTCGGCTGCCACTTCGGGCGGGCGGCCGCTCCCGCCTCGCTGGGGGCCGGGGGAGCGCTGTCCTGCGCCGGGACGGCCGGGGCGTCGGTCGGCTCGGCTGTGCCCTGCGGGGCGGTCCCGGCGGCGGGGGCGGCGCTGCGGGGCTGCCACTTCCGGCGCGCCCCCGGGGCTGCGGCCCCTTCAGGGGCGGGCGGCACTGCCGGCGCCTCGATGGTCACGTCGGGTGCGGACCCCACCGGGGCGGCGCTGGTCGGTGCGGCCGCGACCTCGACCGGTTGAATCTGCTGCGTCTGCTCGGGTGCCACCTGGGTTTTAGGGGTCCATTTGCGGCGAGTGGCCTCGCTGTCGGCGCCCTCCGTGACTGGCTGTTCGACTGGCTGGGTGGCCGCAGCGGCCTCGCCGGTGGTGCCGCTGTCCTGGGCCGGGGTTGCTGATGGGGCCGACCGGGCACCAGGAGTCCATTTCTTCCGCTCGGGCGTGACCGGCGGCTCCGTGGCCATCTCTGTGGGCGTGGGGGCGGGGTCGGCAGCGTCGGCCGCCGGTGTTTTTGCTTTTGGCGCCCACGCTTTGCGGACCGGAGCGTCCGTGGGGGCGGGGGTCGGGGCGGCCCCCACCGGGGCTGGGCTCACGTCATCCGGGCTGGCCTTCGGGGCCCACGGCTTGCGGGCCGCGGGGGTCGGGGCGGCGGGCACGTCATCCGTCTGGGCGGCCGGCGCCGCGCTCACGTCGTCCCCTTTCGTTCTGGGCGCCCAGGCTTTGCGGGCCGGGGTGCCTTCTGCGGGCGCTGCGGGGCGCTGAACGTCGTCCCCGGTTTTGGGGGTCCACGCCTTCCGGGCGGCGGCTTCCGGGTGGGCGGCCTGCGGTTCGGGCTGCGTGTCCGGGTTCTGCACGGGGCTGCCGGGCTGGGCATTCAGCACGTCCGCGCTCGTTTCGCCCACCACCGGGCTGCCGGCGGCGGGGGTGTCACCGGTGCGGGTCATGGGCATCTGCGCGTTGGGCGCCGTGACCGGTTCGGGCTGTTCGAGGGGCGTGGCGTCCGGAACGGGGCCGGTGGGGGCCTGCCACGTACCGTCGGCGCGCTGCACGCTTTCCAGCATGAGTTCCGCGACGTCTTTCACGATGATGTCGTCCCGTTTCTGCTTTTCGGGCGTGGAGTTCATCATGGATTTGCAGAAGGGGCAGCCGACGGCAACCACCTTGCCGGTCTGCTCGAAGGTGTCGCTCGTGGTTCTGGCACTGTCGAGGCGGGCCTGAATTTCACGGAAGCGGTTGTCGCTGATGCGCTCGCGGCCCTCCTCCTCTTCCTTCCAGAACTGCGCGCCGCCTGCGCCGCAGCAGAAGGAATTCTCGCGGGTGCGTTCGAGTTCCAGCACCTCGCCGGCCATCTGGGTGATCAGGGCGCGCGGAGCGTCAAACACGCCGTTGTGCCGGCCGAGGTAGCAGGGGTCGTGGTACGTGACGTGCTCGGGGAGTTTTTCCAGGGGGAGTTTCCCGGCGGCCACCAGCGTCTCGAGGTATTCGGTGTGGTGAATGGTGCGGTAGTCGCCGCCGATCTGCTGGTACTCGTTCCCGATGATGTTCATGCAGTGCGGGCAGGTGGCGACGATCAGCTTCGGCGCGACGGTGTTCAGCGTCTCCACGTTCTCCTGGGCAAGCTGCTGGTACAGGAATTCGTTGCCGGCGCGGCGGGCGCTGTCGCCGGTGCAGGCTTCCTTCTTGCCCAGCACGGCGTAGTTCACGCCGGCTTTGTCGAGCAGCTGCACGAAGGACCGCGCGACCTTCTGCGCGCCCGGGTCGTAACTGGCGGCGCAGCCGACCCAGTAGATGACGTCGGGGGTGGGGTTCTCGTCGATGGTGGGCACCCGGAGGCCTTCGGCCCATTCCATGCGTTTGTCGCGGCTGATCCCCCAGGGGTTGCTGGCGCGTTCCATGCCGCGGAACGCGGTCTGCAGCTGCGGGGGGAATTCGCCGGCCACCATGACCTGGTGGCGGCGGATGTCGATGATGTCGAGCATCTGCTCGTCCTGCACCGGGCACACCTGCATGCAGGCGCCGCAGGTGGTGCACGCCCAGACGCTCTCCTCGTTGATGGCGAACTCCAGCAGGGGGTGGGCCGTGCTGGCGCCACTCTCGAAGGGGGCTGGTTTCAGCGTGAACGGGCTGGGGTGGGCGCCGATCACGTTGAGTTCCATGCGTTTGTTGATTTCCAGTGCGGCGGGACTCAGGGCTTTGCCGGTGGCGTTGGCGGGACAGACGTCCTGGCAGCGGTTGCACTGAATGCAGGCGTACGCATCAAGGAGCCGCGGCCATTCGAGGTCCTCGAGCTTCTCGACGCCAAGCTTGGGCTCCTCGGCTTCCATCGCTTCCTCGAGGCCCTTCATGGGCGGCAGGACGCCACTGCCCACCGGGCGTTTCAGCGCGTAGTTGACGGGCGCCATGAAGATGTGGATGTGCTTGGTGAACGGGAAGTAGGCCAGGAAGGCCAGGACGCTGCCGAGCGCGCCCCAGTACCCGAAGATGCGCCAGCCCTGCAGGGCCTGCTCGCTCAGGCCGCCGAACATCAGGTTGCCGAGCGCGGTGCTGAACGGCTGGAACGGATCACCGCCTTCCTGCGCCATCTTGGCCGCGTTGCCAAGGAGGCGGCTACCGACGTGGAAGGTGATGAAGGCGCTGACGATCAGGCTGTCGCGCAGGATGTAGTTGGCTTTCAGCAGCGGGTGCAGCAGGGTTTTCTCGGTGAACCGGAAGTCACGCCGGGAGGGCGTGAAGAGGCGCCGCACGACCAGACTGATCACGCCCACCAGGACAAGCAGGCTCAGAACGTCTGCCAGGATGTTGTACGCCGCGAACAGCGGGCTGGCGTCACTGTCGATGTGAAAGTTCAGGTACCCTTCGAGGCCGTCGATGACGTTGACGAGCAGGTAGTACACGAAGCCGTAGAAGATGAAGGCGTGCAGCACGCTGATGGCGGTGCGGCGGCGGAAGGTGCGTTCCTGGGTCAGGGAGACGCGCAGGGCGTACAGCAGGCGCGCGGCCGGGGAGCCGGCGCGGTTCTCGCTGGCGGGGGCGCCGCGGGCAACGCGGCGATAGAGGCGGTAGAAGTTCCAGGCGCCGAACGCGCCGGCGGCCAGGGCGAAGATGAAAAACAGAATCTGGTGGGTCAGGGGCAGCAAGGGGCAACTCCTTCAGGCGAAATACTTCAACTGTACTG from Deinococcus taeanensis carries:
- a CDS encoding DegV family protein, producing MTIAIVTDSTCDLSPDLLAQIRVTSVPLYVLFDGKMHRDGLEIRPGDIFAGLKAGKKTPSTSQPSPAEFAVAYSHALEHADEVLSIHISGQMSGTVGSARLAAQEFGGKVTVVDSRSVSMGLGLRVLRTAELVHEGRSMAQIVAKLEAAAQHADIRFTVDTLDFLRINGRIGGAQALLGGLLNIKPILVVRDGRVESGGRVRGHKKAMADIVDHVKKYVAKHGGARVAIMSTPGGEAFVQEVRDGLRGVNFEDMGNHQIGAVVATHAGPGTVGVTLEPVQV
- a CDS encoding DHH family phosphoesterase encodes the protein MTTLSSAAHGDLRQVAAVLLAHQGPIVVLSHENPDGDALGSVLGLTRALRQLGREVIAPMHVPRYLTFMTEPGELSPRLDDWPEGALVAVLDVDNNDPSRVAGADLTTFTGPVVNVDHHGTNRRQATALAVDPSQPAAAIMVADLVQLLGVRWTEQIATALMLGLITDTGSFRFDSVTPDAFRAAATLREAGARLGWISDHLSQNPHTYYHLLREVLGTLQFLHGGRVVLARVDEAMLDRSGASWEDVENYVGMLRNAEGAQLAVMVKDYGDRVKLSLRSRGGVSAQNIAVSLGGGGHVPAAGASLQEPFAEAFGRLEAAITAELARVDAAQ
- a CDS encoding serine hydrolase, whose translation is MTLRPLRAVAADPDGVFPLASTYKQAVLWAVLRELDAGRLQAKERFSVTRQNQSLGSFPFDHSDVRTLSERMIRNSDNTATDILHRRAGLQTVQGLADHLGLCHTRLILPTKAWWAAQAGLSPAFNAASAWPEARGPEQARLAGQIDADAQQTRPDYLQRQLDTYFEQRHRLAEDLRVYNLSTPYEFGTLVAQEFLRPDLSEGARRWQRDVMALGFGRSALTITHQGRVRYVGAKGGNGWQLLTYSGYVETTDGRHLVYVFMQHGAEQTYTMPNTRRAFLWINAALKVILDGPPIRSAVSWP
- a CDS encoding (Fe-S)-binding protein — protein: MLPLTHQILFFIFALAAGAFGAWNFYRLYRRVARGAPASENRAGSPAARLLYALRVSLTQERTFRRRTAISVLHAFIFYGFVYYLLVNVIDGLEGYLNFHIDSDASPLFAAYNILADVLSLLVLVGVISLVVRRLFTPSRRDFRFTEKTLLHPLLKANYILRDSLIVSAFITFHVGSRLLGNAAKMAQEGGDPFQPFSTALGNLMFGGLSEQALQGWRIFGYWGALGSVLAFLAYFPFTKHIHIFMAPVNYALKRPVGSGVLPPMKGLEEAMEAEEPKLGVEKLEDLEWPRLLDAYACIQCNRCQDVCPANATGKALSPAALEINKRMELNVIGAHPSPFTLKPAPFESGASTAHPLLEFAINEESVWACTTCGACMQVCPVQDEQMLDIIDIRRHQVMVAGEFPPQLQTAFRGMERASNPWGISRDKRMEWAEGLRVPTIDENPTPDVIYWVGCAASYDPGAQKVARSFVQLLDKAGVNYAVLGKKEACTGDSARRAGNEFLYQQLAQENVETLNTVAPKLIVATCPHCMNIIGNEYQQIGGDYRTIHHTEYLETLVAAGKLPLEKLPEHVTYHDPCYLGRHNGVFDAPRALITQMAGEVLELERTRENSFCCGAGGAQFWKEEEEGRERISDNRFREIQARLDSARTTSDTFEQTGKVVAVGCPFCKSMMNSTPEKQKRDDIIVKDVAELMLESVQRADGTWQAPTGPVPDATPLEQPEPVTAPNAQMPMTRTGDTPAAGSPVVGETSADVLNAQPGSPVQNPDTQPEPQAAHPEAAARKAWTPKTGDDVQRPAAPAEGTPARKAWAPRTKGDDVSAAPAAQTDDVPAAPTPAARKPWAPKASPDDVSPAPVGAAPTPAPTDAPVRKAWAPKAKTPAADAADPAPTPTEMATEPPVTPERKKWTPGARSAPSATPAQDSGTTGEAAAATQPVEQPVTEGADSEATRRKWTPKTQVAPEQTQQIQPVEVAAAPTSAAPVGSAPDVTIEAPAVPPAPEGAAAPGARRKWQPRSAAPAAGTAPQGTAEPTDAPAVPAQDSAPPAPSEAGAAARPKWQPKKKD